From Dreissena polymorpha isolate Duluth1 chromosome 15, UMN_Dpol_1.0, whole genome shotgun sequence, a single genomic window includes:
- the LOC127861001 gene encoding uncharacterized protein LOC127861001 produces the protein MTIYFRLLMFWICIYTSTYLCTEGTEYYISTTSNTGNNVPQDCQFAQPEYDHEYDSGKTILRNSIILNATLRHDVWIGYFLAFTEFEYHGCAIIPTSGIGYTVNNLVDCHYACNGNYFGLDCSAHELQCNCIDTIPAFLSRTSCTTAGGLVCGENGRKAIYKFSKGKTSGDQDQNNTSYLCKASPSNSNHSAWTKCGDSTKRRKMWCRSDESSSPFLTYATFASWNEANDYCADVFAIPSTAVGYNGKSFDQKAFTNKFRRWTLQQGNESISGGPMRFAYVSPNSQEIKFSANAMESKNFLCLVRMSTNQPRTPATSSSSTTKVVQTTGTTNTTRALSATNSQSTKSTTTAVAAGVSVTVAIAFSAVVIVLFLRNKKKLCFENTKMSTFENRDDDQHISLARVESKPTAYYQANAPALDYFDGDMYQEIDSNETYAGIDESREDNNDYDYTNKGFKDSRKEISDNIYNHLNSAGDEYDHVGKGQSNVNAMENNYDVTSGAVRK, from the exons ATGACGATTTATTTTCGATTGTTGATGTTTTGGATCTGTATTTATACGAGTACCTACCTGTGTACAGAAG GCACAGAGTACTACATTTCAACTACCTCCAATACTGGGAATAATGTTCCTCAGGACTGTCAATTTGCGCAACCAGAATATGATCACGAATATGATTCTGGGAAAACTATTCTGAGGAATAGTATCATACTCAATGCGACGCTTCGACATGACGTTTGGATTGGGTATTTCCTTGCCTTCACAGAATTTGAATATCATG GATGCGCAATTATACCGACATCTGGTATTGGTTATACGGTTAACAATCTAGTAGATTGCCATTATGCGTGCAATGGAAATTACTTTGGACTTGATTGTTCTGCTCATGAG TTGCAATGCAACTGCATTGATACAATACCAGCTTTCCTATCGAGAACATCTTGCACGACAGCCGGTGGTTTGGTTTGTGGAGAAAACGGCAGGAAAGCCATTTACAAATTTAGTAAAG GCAAAACTTCAGGAGACCAAGACCAAAACAACACTTCTTATCTGTGCAAGGCATCTCCTTCAAATTCCAATCACTCCGCCTGGACAAAGTGTGGTGATAGCACAAAAAGACGAAAAATGTGGTGTCGAAGcg ACGAAAGCAGTAGTCCCTTTCTAACTTATGCAACGTTTGCTTCTTGGAATGAAGCTAATGACTACTGCGCTGACGTCTTTGCAATACCGTCTACGGCGGTAGGTTACAACGGCAAAAGTTTCGACCAGAAGGCGTTCACGAATAAATTTCGGAGGTGGACTCTACAGCAAGGAAATG AAAGTATCAGTGGTGGTCCGATGAGGTTTGCCTACGTTAGTCCAAACTCGCAAGAGATTAAGTTTTCTGCCAACGCAATGGAGTCGAAGAATTTCTTATGTTTAGTGCGAATGTCGACTA ACCAGCCAAGGACGCCTGCAACATCATCGTCCAGTACAACAAAAGTGGTTCAAACAACTGGAACAACAAATACGACACGAGCGCTCTCCGCAACGAATTCGCAATCCACAA aatctACGACTACGGCTGTAGCAGCAGGGGTCTCAGTTACAGTCGCAATAGCGTTTTCTGCTGTTGTGATTGTCCTTTTCCTAAGAAACAA aaaGAAATTGTGTTTCGAAAACACAAAAATGTCAACATTTGAGAACAGAGATGATGACCAACATATATCGTTAGCGAGAGTTGAATCAAAACCAACCGCATACTACCAAGCAAATGCGCCTGCTTTGGATTACTTTGATGGGGATATGTATCAAGAGATAGATTCGAATGAAACATACGCGGGCATTGATGAATCGCGAGAGGACAACAACGACTACGATTACACTAACAAGGGATTCAAGGACTCGCGAAAGGAAATTTCAGACAACATTTACAACCATCTTAACTCTGCTGGTGACGAGTATGATCATGTAGGCAAAGGGCAAAGCAACGTCAATGCGATGGAAAATAACTATGACGTTACGTCTGGTGCAGTTAGAAAATGA